The DNA window CTAGTGGTAAATCTGGCGTAATGGGTGAGCCGGACCGTCAGTAGCCGTCGTCGACCCAAGGAGTCACGCAGTTGTTAACTAGCGCCTTCGCTCCTCCGGTGTGACGAGTACAAGAAAAAATCGTGAGCCATATCCCCGTGGCCCATCTAAGCAGTGTCGTTATTAAGTTCGAGGGTATTCGTGTTTTGTGAcagcaagaaaaaaaaatcatTTAGATAAGACCGCAGAGACGCAAGTTCTCTTGGATAATGATATCTGTAGCTTGTTAGAATACTGGTGTTTGGGTAACACTCGAGTCGGATTGGCTTACCATTGACAGCCGCCATGACGAAGCGGATCTGAGTGGTATCGGTTGCGCAGGTGAAATGGGTATAGATCTGCTTAGTCTCATGTTGGTTCAAACTGACGAAACGGTTGAGGATGTAATCGCAAGCCGCAGCATAGTCGTCACCGCCCTCATAGTCAGGGAAGTAGTTCTTCATGGGGCTGACAggcagcttctccttgaaaCGATCGATCTTGTTGAGGAATAGAATGATCGATGTCTTGATGAACCACCTTGAGTTGCAGATGGAATCGAACAGAGTGAGAGCCTCCTGCATTCGGTTGACAGTCTCATCCTCAAATAGGAGCTGATCGTACTCGGAGATGGCGACCAGGAAAAGAATGGTGGTGACGTTCTCGAAGCAGTGAATCCACTTCTTTCGCTCGGATCTTTGACCACCGACGTCGAACATTCTGTATGTGAGGTCGCCGATGATGAATGTGGTCTCAGTAATACCGGTGGTCTTGACACGAGATCGGAGGACATCCTGGTCGTTAGGCATGTAATCAGGAGCAGCGATGCGAGCAATGTTGTCGAAGTAGCTGTTCAAGGTTAGTAAACGAAAATAGTTGTTTCCCTCAGATACACATACTATCGGGCTGAGTCGTTAAGCTGGTACTCGCGAGATCGCTTAAAACATTCTTGCACACCACGATCCTTCCACAAAGCCTCGATGGCGCTGCCAACCTCAGGTGGGAGGACGTCGCCTTCGATCTGAGCGGGTTGCATGAAGATGGTCTGAACGTGGTACTCCATGCGCTGGTCCTCAAGTGGAAGCTCGAGAGACTCCATAGCCTCGAGGATGACACGCATTGACTGAACGGtgttgctgaagatgatTTCCTTGAAGGATTCCCGCTCGTCGCGCGAGTAGCCACCCTCATGAATGAGTTTCATCTGCTTGAGGATGGTTGACTTTCCAGATTCACCAGCACCTGTGAGCGTGTTAGAAAGCGGCCCGATCGACATCCTTCGCGACTCGTTGCGTTGAGAAGCGCGCGGGACCGAAGCAATTGGCAAACGTACCGAGCAGGAGCATCTTGATCTCGTTTCGCTGCATCATCTTGTCGCGCTTGAGCTgattctcaatctcctcattccgggccttgccctccttctcctctgtgCTCATTCCGCAACCCATTGTGACGGTAGTACTGtttacttctttcttcttcgcaAGATTAATAGGAAATGCTGGAACAGATTAACAACGTCGACGACGCGGTGTTTACGTGTGCCGTCGTGGTCGCGAAATAGGTGGGTGAATGGGTATAATCTAGAGCCGTCGACGTTAGTGATTAACAACGCTCCAAGTCGTGGCTCTGACGAAAGACAATCTGGTCGAGGATAGAAGGATCCCGACTTGTCAAGGTatagagaagagaaaagagatgagatggaaaaaGCAGACGAAAGCGAAGGCGAAGGCGATGTAAGGTTGAGGTAAGGTAAAAAGGTGGagtgaaggaagagaaaaggagatGCAGAAGCAGCTTTTGGCGTAGCGCAGTAACTGGGGACCGGGACCGGGACTGACTGGGACTAAGGTGCACTACGActgggggagaagagaggctgcAATTTGGGGCACGACACACGAGTCGTGCCAGCACAGGCCAAAAAGGCCCAGCCCAGGGCGGAATCTCTCGCGCCTCCTCCCCTGGGCCAGGGGGTGAGGGGGTCCCTAGACCTAGAGGTTGGAGCTTTTTAGGTAGCCCGGGGGGTGGAGAACAGGGGGTGTATCGTCGGGTGGTACCTCATACTGTTCTGGGATTGAGGTGGTGATCAAGTGAAGAACCGAAAGAAATGAACAGGCGCAATCGCGTGGAGAACTGCGATGTGGTAACTAACCTTCTGATTTGATCTTGTAATATCGTTTGAGCCGGATAGTAACAAACTTGGATTGTGATGACCTGGTACGGCGGCGAAATGTTCTCTCCTCTCAACTCGTGATGATACGTTGATGCTTGAGGgcaaaaggcaaagaagctggagaggcAAAAGCGGCTGGCGGGTATGCGGATGAATTGGGATGGATGTCACAGGACAGGATAAGCGGgtgagaatgaagatgagaatggatCGAACAGCCCCGGTAGAGTAAATACAGTAGAGGAAACCCTAAATAAACGGACTGGAAGCCGGAAGGGGCACAAAGCAGTAATCACAGAGGGGGGGCCTGTGGTTTTAGAAAGGAGAGAGAATGAGTTAACAGacaacagaagcagaagcagaattAAAGACGGCGGAGGATGGACGCAATTgggagagaaggaaaaaaggaTGCGGCCGGGGACACCGTCAATGAAACTGCAGCGGCTGCTGATTGGATACAAGACAGAAAAGTAGGCGTGCCTTGAGCTCTTGGAGCCAGCCAGATGGGAACTGGTCTGGCACtggaagccaaagaagagaaaaagaaaatgagatgagatgagccACCCCAGTCAGGTACCGCTTGTTTTGCAGAAAACCTCAGTGTTTATCTGGTACCTTTCTGGTAAACCTTACCTACTAGAGTTGGTTAGCAGGGTCCTCTGCTACCGCTTTAGCCCCGGACACTTTCATTTGCATTAGGATCCATGGATCTCGTTTATTACCCGGGTTATGTACAGATTGGGTGAGTGGAAGATGGTTTCACAGCCTGTCTGTCCATTATCACGAGCCGCTAAATCACCAGAGATACTTACTTTGTGGGAAAGCTAGAATTCCTCGTGTAACAATATACCTCAGGAAAGCTCTCCTCACTCCAATTCAGATAGCAATTGCTGTCGAAGCAAATCGTACGGTGCTCAAAGTGTACCTGAAGTGAGGGTCAGGGAACTCTGGACCCTGGTAGCCATCCAATACATCCTGGAGGTTATCAAAGCGGACTCCAGGGGACAGACCCTCTCCGCATGCACTCCatttcatcaccatcagAGCACTTTCTGGGAGAGggagagcatcaagagcaCGCCAGGTCGCTGACAAGGCCAGCAGGCCTGGCTGGCTACTCACCAGAGTGAAAGCCTGCAGTCTCTAATTCCTGGAGTGGCCTTACAAAGATAGGTACACAAATCACTGCTTGCATCCATCCAAGTGTACAGTGTGTATATTCCTCAGCGCAGCCTTGAGCTCGGAGCCTCCCCCACTTCAGTATCGCTTGAGAGATCCAGCTTCTACTGGACGTCCCCATGTCGTAACTGGTCGATCCATTGGTTGCCCAGCAAAGCTCCCACCTATTCTGGCTCGTGACGGGAACCAAACCAAAGCCATGCACTTAAATGCATGGTGATGATCATCGCATTCTGCTGTGACAGTGCTGCATGGCGAGCGATAGGAAGAAATTCACCAGCACCTGCAAAGAACCGGTTCCCCGATTCAACAATATGCTAAAGCCCGTCCTCAAACGAGCGAACCTTTTCCAGGAACCAATTCAAAGCCAGACCAGGACCACGGTGAGGTGGAGTAATGGTGCCATCTGCGTGGTTGTGGGTATCCATGGGAGATGGGCATGACATGGCATGGTTTGTAAGTTGGAGCGAACGGGCAGGCATTGACAAAGCCGTCTCATCAGCTAGTGAAGCGATGTCTTGACTCTCGCAAAAGGAAAAGCACCCGCTAGTTAGTTAGTTGCTATCcaaattaataaagatacctGCTCTTACTCCAGTCGTTCGTTGCATCGCTATGCTCTCTACTATATGTATGGCCGGTTGCAGAACAACTTGATTAGCTTTGGAAGCCAGTGGAGCTTTGTCGTTCGTCCCAATCGATTCAGAC is part of the Fusarium fujikuroi IMI 58289 draft genome, chromosome FFUJ_chr07 genome and encodes:
- a CDS encoding probable G protein alpha chain, producing the protein MGCGMSTEEKEGKARNEEIENQLKRDKMMQRNEIKMLLLGAGESGKSTILKQMKLIHEGGYSRDERESFKEIIFSNTVQSMRVILEAMESLELPLEDQRMEYHVQTIFMQPAQIEGDVLPPEVGSAIEALWKDRGVQECFKRSREYQLNDSARYYFDNIARIAAPDYMPNDQDVLRSRVKTTGITETTFIIGDLTYRMFDVGGQRSERKKWIHCFENVTTILFLVAISEYDQLLFEDETVNRMQEALTLFDSICNSRWFIKTSIILFLNKIDRFKEKLPVSPMKNYFPDYEGGDDYAAACDYILNRFVSLNQHETKQIYTHFTCATDTTQIRFVMAAVNDIIIQENLRLCGLI